From Streptomyces sp. NBC_01754, a single genomic window includes:
- a CDS encoding MbtH family protein → MATNPFDDADGRFVVLANDEGQHSLWPARIRRPEGWHVVREEGSKQECADYVEANWADLRPRSVIAAMGG, encoded by the coding sequence ATGGCTACCAATCCGTTCGACGACGCCGACGGCCGTTTCGTCGTCCTGGCCAACGACGAGGGCCAGCACTCGCTGTGGCCCGCCCGGATCCGCCGCCCCGAGGGCTGGCACGTGGTCCGCGAGGAGGGCAGCAAGCAGGAGTGCGCCGATTACGTGGAGGCCAACTGGGCGGACTTGCGGCCCCGTTCGGTGATCGCGGCGATGGGCGGCTGA
- a CDS encoding helix-turn-helix domain-containing protein: MTEQASPDGLAEQLRAARQRAGLTQEQLAGLSTVSVRAIRDLEQGRVRHPRRATLRLLAAAMHLGDARRAALELAVEGAEAGTVMRETYGAELAPPPKPLRRLVGRAEELRALTALLSVEHERLLSVVGLAGVGKTRLAQETALALHSRDRTPVVWVDMNEDTPPVAGPAVVRSLRSTLVGWARSVALGGRGLDELASVIGGRATLLVLDGHDAAPHLAAPLLELLHACDRLKVLITTREPHRTPGNRLLPLAPLPVPAPTRTDATGGPLRGDSLTTGQPAVELMLSYVSHMRPDLLPGDSLVRTAAELSRALDGVPRAMEAAASWLLLRSPAELLKTARTAPLDIVDDVTASGTETDDGLAAQLGAAVAALDDGPAAVLGNLSLLADGWSADEAAAELFASPVAVVRDVHALMLRGLVRRLPGGEDGAPRFGVLHLVRRPAAERARLLARSTALVS; encoded by the coding sequence ATGACCGAGCAGGCGTCGCCGGACGGACTCGCCGAACAACTGCGCGCCGCACGGCAGCGGGCCGGGCTCACCCAGGAGCAGCTGGCCGGTCTGTCGACTGTCAGCGTGCGGGCCATCAGAGATCTGGAGCAGGGGCGGGTGCGCCACCCGCGCCGCGCGACGCTCAGGCTCCTCGCCGCCGCCATGCACCTGGGCGACGCCCGCCGCGCCGCTCTGGAGCTCGCCGTGGAAGGCGCCGAGGCCGGCACGGTGATGCGTGAGACGTACGGCGCCGAACTCGCCCCGCCGCCCAAGCCGCTGCGCCGGCTGGTCGGACGCGCCGAGGAACTGCGGGCGCTGACCGCCCTGCTGTCCGTCGAGCACGAACGGCTGCTCAGCGTGGTGGGTCTGGCCGGGGTCGGCAAGACCCGGCTGGCCCAGGAGACGGCCCTGGCACTCCACAGCCGCGACCGGACCCCGGTCGTCTGGGTGGACATGAACGAGGACACGCCCCCGGTGGCCGGCCCGGCCGTGGTCCGCAGCCTGCGGTCCACCCTGGTGGGCTGGGCCCGCTCGGTGGCCCTCGGCGGCCGCGGCCTGGACGAACTCGCCTCCGTGATAGGCGGCCGGGCGACCCTCCTGGTGCTCGACGGCCACGACGCCGCACCCCACCTCGCCGCCCCGCTCCTCGAACTGCTCCACGCCTGCGACCGCCTCAAGGTGCTGATCACGACGCGGGAGCCGCACCGCACCCCCGGCAACCGGCTGCTGCCGCTCGCCCCGCTCCCCGTGCCCGCCCCGACGCGGACCGACGCCACCGGCGGGCCCCTGCGGGGCGACTCCCTGACCACTGGGCAGCCGGCCGTCGAGCTGATGCTGTCCTACGTCAGCCACATGCGCCCCGACCTGCTGCCGGGCGATTCCCTGGTGCGGACTGCCGCCGAACTCAGCCGCGCCCTCGACGGGGTGCCCAGGGCGATGGAGGCCGCGGCCTCCTGGCTCCTGCTGCGCTCACCCGCAGAGCTGCTCAAGACCGCCCGGACCGCGCCGCTGGACATCGTGGACGACGTCACCGCATCCGGCACCGAGACGGATGACGGACTCGCCGCACAGCTCGGCGCGGCCGTCGCGGCTCTGGACGACGGCCCGGCCGCCGTGCTGGGAAACCTGAGCCTGCTGGCCGACGGATGGAGCGCCGACGAGGCGGCCGCCGAACTCTTCGCCTCCCCGGTGGCCGTGGTGCGCGACGTGCACGCCCTGATGTTGCGCGGGCTGGTTCGGCGGCTGCCCGGTGGCGAGGACGGAGCCCCGCGGTTCGGCGTGCTCCACCTCGTGCGGCGGCCTGCCGCCGAGCGAGCGCGGCTCCTCGCACGGTCCACGGCCCTGGTGTCCTGA
- a CDS encoding ornithine carbamoyltransferase: MRNLISLADLTPEQLARIVARAVEFGTGEVSDRPLTGRQVGIYFRKSSTRTRTSFWSGATRLGADVITFGPDELQLTTGETVEDTSRVLGQYLDALVVRTNGDVAEMRRLGSSPDLAVVNALSLDEHPTQAIADLATLTERFGNLAGRHILVVGEGNSSGAALALAGALTPGLRVTLLSPEGYEIPKDVMDLVDELSGGQHLVTRVTDPASAEGPVDAVYTSRWQTMGVPKADPDWLASFEEFRIDREFLERYSGPDTVFLHDLPAVRGQEVSDEVLDGERSLAWRQAFHKMTAAMAVLEWCVTGEH; this comes from the coding sequence ATGCGTAACCTGATCTCGCTCGCCGACCTCACGCCCGAGCAACTCGCCCGCATCGTCGCCCGCGCCGTCGAGTTCGGCACCGGTGAGGTGTCCGACCGGCCGCTGACCGGACGCCAGGTCGGCATCTACTTCCGCAAGTCCTCCACCCGCACCCGCACGTCGTTCTGGAGCGGCGCCACCCGGCTCGGTGCCGACGTCATCACCTTCGGTCCCGACGAACTCCAGCTGACCACCGGGGAGACGGTGGAGGACACCAGCCGCGTCCTGGGCCAGTACCTCGACGCCCTCGTCGTCCGCACCAACGGCGATGTGGCGGAGATGCGCCGCCTCGGCAGCAGCCCAGACCTCGCGGTCGTCAACGCCCTCAGCCTCGACGAGCATCCCACCCAGGCGATCGCCGACCTGGCCACGCTCACCGAGCGGTTCGGGAACCTCGCCGGGCGCCACATCCTCGTCGTCGGCGAGGGCAACAGCTCCGGGGCGGCCCTCGCGCTGGCCGGGGCGCTCACCCCCGGACTGCGCGTCACACTGCTGTCGCCCGAGGGGTACGAGATACCCAAGGACGTCATGGACCTGGTCGACGAGCTGAGCGGCGGACAACACCTGGTGACCCGGGTGACCGACCCGGCCTCGGCCGAGGGCCCCGTCGACGCCGTCTACACGAGCCGCTGGCAGACCATGGGCGTGCCGAAGGCCGACCCGGACTGGCTCGCGTCCTTCGAGGAGTTCCGCATCGACCGGGAATTCCTTGAGCGCTACAGCGGCCCGGACACCGTCTTCCTGCACGACCTGCCGGCCGTCCGCGGCCAGGAGGTCTCCGACGAGGTGCTCGACGGCGAACGCAGCCTCGCCTGGCGGCAGGCCTTCCACAAGATGACCGCCGCGATGGCGGTCCTGGAGTGGTGCGTGACCGGCGAGCACTGA